The genomic segment gCCAGCTTTTATCAGACTGAGTTTTATACTGTGAACTGCTGCCGTGGGGCACGGGGCCtgtgggagggagctggggcttgTCGCGTGGGGGGCCACGGAGGTGCCGTGGCTTTCTATACTTTTGTACATGTGTGGGGCCAGCACGGGGAGATCGCGGGGCCGGGTGGGTGCAGGTCCCCAGGCTGGGGACACTGGGCCACGAGTGACAGCACTCCCAGTCAGCCCTGTGGCAGGGGGGGCTCAGCCTGGCCATGGCTGCTCAAGTCTGCCATGGGGCAATGCGGGGTGGAGAAAGGAGGGTGGCAGCAGGTCCTGGAAACGATGTCCCCGTCCCCAAGTCACTCACTCCTAGCAGGGAACCAAGTGCCTACACGAAGGGCGACAGCCCCCTCCGTCCTGGCCGGGGGTGGCACCCCAGCTCGGGGGAACCCCTAGGGCTGTGCCATGGGTCCGGGCACGCCATTTGGGGGAGGAATGCCAGATTTGCCAACGCTTGCACCCCGCTTCTCGCATGGCATGTGTTCTTGTGGGGCTGCTTGCCCGCTGCATGCTGCtcctcacccaacctggccaCAGCCCCTGGCCTTGCACCCAGGGTGCCCTGAGCACCCACTGCACCCCTGCTCCCACGCCCCCCCAAGCACCTCCCATCAATCTCTGCCAGGCACAGCACCCATAGCCCCTCCCTGCCGTGGGGTGCCCGGTGTGGGGCtagctctcctctccctgcatggCCAAGCTGTGGGGAGATGCAAGGACCAGCAGGCCTGACGCCATGTCGATGGGCTCCCTGCCACACACTACCACCCCCCTGTCTGGGGACAGCGGATGCTCCCCATGGCGCTGGGACAGGCTGAGGGGTTTGGGTTGCCTGCAGGAGGGGAGGGCTCTGCTCTGCGTGTGGATGCacgtgtctgtgtgtgtgtgtgtgtgtgtgtgcgcgcgcgcgCACGCCTGGGAGTGtatgtgcatgtgcacacaTGTGCGTACCCATGGGAGATGCCCAAGCCCCCTGCCCCGCTGCAGCGGTACCCGTGGAGAACCCACGGGGTGCCCACACCCTGGCAccctctcctccatcctgcCAGGTCTTGAATAAAGTCTGTTGTGCGAGTGCTGTGCCGAGTGTCTCTTCTTGCAGGTGGGGGGCACCTCCTCCCCAGGgagccagggcaggggggtGGCAGTGGCACATCCCCCAGCCCGCGTCCCTGCAGGGTGACAGTGGGGCCTCGGTCCTTATCTCGCATTCCTGGGGCCGAGGTGTCTAATTATGGGCATCTGGCGGTGGTGGCAAGCGGCCGTCCCCCTCCCCGTGGCAGGGGCCTTGGGGGGCACAGGCAGCAGGCGCCATGGCCTCTGCGTACCGCACCGAGCACATCGGCACCTATGGCCAGGGGCACGGTGAGCCCCGCTTCGAGGGCGACCGGCGACACGGCCCCTTTGGGGCACGGGCATGTGAGGCCTTCGGGTACTCAGGTagcagggatgggggatgggggtccctgctgccccagggAGGGACCCCAAGGGTTATCCACTGTGGGGTTGGGAGGATCCCCgcctgccccccaagtgccccacgCCTCCCTGGACTGTCTTACCTCCCAGTCCCTTTGTGCCACCCCTCCAAGTCCCCAGTATTCTCagtgtccccactgtccccagaCCCACGtgcccccagctccctgctccccagACTCTTCTGGTGCCCTCAGACCCCTCCGTGTCCTTTCCTGTCCTTCCCAGACCTTCGTAGCTGCCCTTATGTCCCCAGCCTCACCTTTGTACCCCGACCCTTCAGTGTCCCCTGTTATCCCACACAATTTCCTGTACATTTCTGTAGTCTCCCTGTAACTCCTGCCACTCCATCCCCAATCCACTCCTCCCAGACTTTCCTGTCCATCCTCTGAGCCATgcccctgctgtccccaggtTGTCCAGTGCCCCCagaccctcccagtgccctcgAGTACCTCCAGACTTCCTAGTGTCTCCTGCTATATCCAGATTCCCATCCCAGACCCACTCAGTACTGCCCATAACTCTAGAACCCCTATTTTCCCCTGCAATCCCCCCAGCACTCCCcaagcccccaaacccccagtGCCACCTACTactcccagtgtccccagccTCTTTCGCAGCCCCCTAGTGCCCGAGCCGCCGTGCCCCCATGCCTCCATACCTGGCAGCCCCTCAATGCCCACAGGGTCCCCGGGCACCATGTGCCCCTGCAGCCTGGGCACCTGGGTGCATGCCCAGGGTGACACCTACCAGGTAGTGGCCGATGTCAGCCAGTTCGAGCCCCCGGACATCGTGGTGACCGCCTCCAACTGCCACATCGCCATCCAGGCTGAGAAGGTGAGGCACCCCAGGGGGTACCTCTCTGTTCCTCAGTCATTGAGCACCGGAGGTTCTGTCCCATGACATCCTCTCCTGCATTGGGGTAACTGGGAACTGCCCTGAGGTACTGGGGTAACTGGGAGCTGTTGCCTTGTGATGGGTCAATGAGTAGCTTTTGCTCCACTGCATCTGTCCTGCACTGGGGCAAATGGGAACTGGTCCTGCCAGCACCGAGGTAAATAGGGAGTGCCCCTGCTGGCACTGGGATACCTGAGAACTGTCCTCCTGGAAAATGGGGCAACCAGGAACTCCTGCCTTATTGCATTCTCTGCTGAGGGACAGCACTTGGGAACAGTCAGTGCTGGCACTGTGGTAACTGGAAATTACCCCCAAGACTGAAGCCACTGGCAACTGCACTCTGCTGGCAATGGGGTAATTGAGAATTGCTCCTGAGTCACTGGAAACTGCTGCCTTGTGCTCTCTGCTGGAGCCGGGGCTACTGGGAGTTGCCCCATCACTAGCACTGGGGTAACTGTGAATGTGCTACATGCTGCTGTGCCATGCTGTGTTGTTCCATGCTGTGCCCCACCACACCAGCGCTGCCTCCCTGCAGGTGGCTGAGGATGGCACCGTCTGTGACACCTTCACTCACAAGTGCCAGCTGCCTGAGGACACGGATCCACTGTCGGTGAGCTGTGCCCTCACCGAGGCCGGCACGCTGGTCATCACTGCTCGCCGCCGCACTGGTGCCCGCCCTGGTGAGCTCCCGCAACCGCTGTACCGCAGCGAGGCCACGCTGTGAACTGGCACCTGGGAAAGAAAGGCTTCTTGCCCCAAGTGATGCCAAACCCAGTGCCATGGCAAGGCTCAGCCAATGCCCGCTggctgtgccccctccccacctccgGCCCCTTGGCACTCTGGCTCTGCTTATAAAGTCggtttattaaattaatataaaaatctctgtatttACATGAGGGGGAGAAGCATACAGTGGAGAGATGGCAGGACCGCCCTTCCCAGCCATgaggtgctggggatgggggcTGTGCCCACCCATGTCCCTGTGGGCACCCTGACCTGatgcccctctgccccacatgcCACCCCACACAGGGACATTAGGGTGCCCATGGGTGGGGGAGTGAGGGCTATGCCAGGAGGCACAGGGGCTGGGGGTGGTGGAGGTAGTGAAATGGGAAGCCCCAAGAGCTGATGGAAGGTGGGGGACATGGGCAGGCTGGGAGTCACCTGGCCAGCCCCTGCCACAGGGTGGGGGCAGCGGCACTGGATTGAGGGTGCCCACCCCTATGCTGAGTCCGCCACAGGTGGGCACAGGGCAGGCATTTCCCAGCACCTGCCAAGGACCcctgtggcacctggggacatgcGGTGGACCCCGTCTCACTGCCCCTTGGGTGTGTTGTTGTCATTGTCACTCCTGGGACCGGCCTCGCGGGGCATGGAGTGGTGTTGGTGGCGGTCCCAGAGCTGGTGCAGGGCGGTAGTGTCAGGCTCGCCGGCGCTGGCGGTGCTGTCGCGGAAGCTGGCGAGTGGTGGGCGCACCTTCACCCCTTTGGCTGTCAGTGAGCCCTCGATGGCCTTGCGCAGCTGTGGGCACCCCAAACCTATGAGCAGGCTGCTCTGGGTGCCCCCTACCCTGCGCCCCATGCATCCACCCTCCTGCTCACCTCTTTGAGGGACACCATGCCCACCAGGCGACCAATGCTGGTGACGTACGCGTGGTCCAGCCCCAGCAACGAGAAGATGGTGTGGGTCTGCAGGAAAAGGCATATAAATTGGGGGTCCAGGAGGGTCTGATAGGGGGGTCCAAGGGTGCACAGGCCCACCTTGTGCAGCGAGGTATGCTCCACCAGCTGGAAGGGCGCGGGGTCGATCTTGGCGCTGCTGAAGTCCACGAGTTggtccagctgctgctcttcccactCCAAGATCTGGGGTTGGACAGACCATGGGGTAGGGGGCACAGCCCCCCCGGGTGCCAGCTAAggccccctgccctccctctaCCCAGCACCGCGGGGGGCATTGGCCCCCTCCACCATGCCTTGACACACCACTGGGATCGCTTGGGTCCTTGTGGTCAGGAGGACCCTACCTGCCCCTGCCCACTCCCTCACCTCCGCTGGAGTCATCTTGTCACCCAggtccatctcctcctgcaaaAGAGATGAGCGTGAGCGGGCGGGCAGGGCAGCAGGCAAGGCATGGGCAGGATGTGCGGGGAACAGGCAGGGTGCAGGGAGGCTTCAGGCGGCATGGGAGAGCATGGGCAGGGAGCGGGCAGCACATGGGCCAAGCGCAGGCACATGTAGGCAGGGCGTAGGCAGCACGTGTGGGCATGGTGCAGGGAGCACATGGGCAGAGGGCAGTCAGCACTTGGGCAGGGTGTGAGCATCACATGTGAACATGGTGCAGGTAGCACACGGGCAGGGTGTGAGCAGTGTGTGTGAGCAGGGTGCAGGTAGCACATGGGCAGGGTGTGAGCAGTGTGTGTGAGCAGGGTGCAGGTAGCACATGGGCAGGGTGTGAGCAGTGTGTGTGAGCAGGGTGCAGGTAGCACATGGGCAGAGTGTGAGCAGGGTGCAGGTAGCACATGGGCAGGGTGTGAGCAGTGTGTGTGAGCAGGGTGCAGGTAGCACATGGGCAGAGTGTGAGCAGGGTGCAGGTAGCACATGGGCAGGTTTGGGCAAGGCCCTGGTTGGGTAACATGATTGGTTGGGAGAATATATGTCACACCACAATTGGCCATGGTGGGACAAGACAGGCTCATGATTGGTGGAGAGAATGCAGGCCGTGCCATGATTGGCTGAACAAAGAGTGGCAAACCCCATAGCCATGACTGGCCAAGAAGCTCTTGGTCACTCTACGATTTGCCAGAAAGGTCTGGTTGGGATTGGGAGGATGCACTCCACGATTGGCTGAGCAGAATCAGCACAGTCTGATTGGCTGCACAGACACAGCCCAGACATGATTGGCCAAGCAGAATCTTGCCAGCACCCAGATTGGTTCAAAGAATCCGTGCTGGGCTCCAATTAGCTGAAAGGAGCCAAATGCAGCCTGTGATGGGCTGCAGCTTACCCTGATGGAAATGCGGACGTGTTTGGCCTTGCGATGGGCCGTGCCCTGGGCCACATCAGGAGAGACAGCAGTGTTAGGGCATGGGGTGGtggtgccatgggcagggaaggCCAGGGATTGAGTAGGGATGGGCAGGGATTAGTAGGGATGGGGTGAGAATTGGTAGGAGTAGGAAGAGGTGGGAAGGGATGAGAAGCAATGGAAAGTgatgggcagggatgggcaggaATGGGCATGGACAGGTAGGGATGAgaatggggatgtggggacaaacagggatgggatggaattAAAAAGGATGGAATTGATGGGAGAGGATGACAGCAGGCAGAAGGGGCCAGGCAGGGACAAATGGGGTTGGGCAAGTCTAAGTGCTCACCTCGGTGGGCTCTGCAGTGGTGTTGGCACAGAAGAGGCTCTTGAGGGCGATGCCAGTGTGGTCAGTGGTGCCggctgtgggcagggagggggtCAGCAGGGGAACGcaggcagggactgggggaTGCAGGCACAGACTCACCCGGGGGGATCTCGGCCAGGCTGCTGGGCACCCTCTTCAGTGCTGGCTTCAGGGGCTTGCGGGAGGCAGCGCGGGAAGAGGTGCCTGAGGAGGCCTCCGTGCTGATCTGTGCGGGTACAGGGTGGTGGTGGCACAGCGGCAGGGGACACTCTGGCAGGGGGTTCCCTGTGCTGGCTGCCCCCCTCACCTGGAAGCGGATGCTGCTGGCATTGGAGACCCGGTGGCCATCGTCAGCCAGTGCCTTCTGCCGCAGAGCCTGGAGCCGGCGCTGGGTGCTGAGCTGGTGGCTGAGCAGGGCCCCCAACTGTGCCCGCTCAATGGAGCCCAGCAGGATCATGGACTCTGCCAGTGGCAGTGAGAGGCCATGTTGGTTCCTGATGCCCCCTTTGccacccactgccccccataACATCCTGACAAGCCCCACATTCAGTGTAGCCGCTGGCACAGCCCCCTGCCCAGGTCTCACCAGCTGACTCCACCAGTGGCAGGCTCTTCATCTTGGTGCCGTGCAGGACGTGCTGCAGGTCCCGGTACTTGCAGTTGAGGGTGACATAGCGGATGTCCCTCACCATGATGTCCTCCACTCGCACGTTATATTTCCTGCCCAGGATGGGTAATGGTGTCCTCTAGGTGATGCCAACCCCTCCCCTTGTGCCTGGTAGGGAGCTTTGGGACAGGGCAGGGGACACACACTCACTCGTGGtggccccagcccagctccgGGAGGTAGGGCAGCTTCTTGATGCGGATAATGCTGTCGTAGAGGGAGGGCTGGAGGCTCTGGGCCACGGCGTTGGCCAGGATGACGGCGATCATGACGGGCAGGATGTGCGAGATCTGCCCCGTCAGCTCAA from the Cuculus canorus isolate bCucCan1 chromosome 9, bCucCan1.pri, whole genome shotgun sequence genome contains:
- the LOC128853082 gene encoding uncharacterized protein LOC128853082 isoform X1, with protein sequence MASAYRTEHIGTYGQGHGEPRFEGDRRHGPFGARACEAFGYSGSPGTMCPCSLGTWVHAQGDTYQVVADVSQFEPPDIVVTASNCHIAIQAEKVAEDGTVCDTFTHKCQLPEDTDPLSVSCALTEAGTLVITARRRTGARPGELPQPLYRSEATL
- the LOC128853082 gene encoding heat shock protein beta-7-like isoform X2 codes for the protein MASAYRTEHIGTYGQGHGEPRFEGDRRHGPFGARAWSPGTMCPCSLGTWVHAQGDTYQVVADVSQFEPPDIVVTASNCHIAIQAEKVAEDGTVCDTFTHKCQLPEDTDPLSVSCALTEAGTLVITARRRTGARPGELPQPLYRSEATL